One window of the Cryptomeria japonica chromosome 7, Sugi_1.0, whole genome shotgun sequence genome contains the following:
- the LOC131857071 gene encoding putative UPF0481 protein At3g02645: MAQQDNPTCGSHEDKGVLIGQANGGDRTQYNEAWLIKVDSTLKVPEKMWRVSKNVCIYRVPQAIIFSKPEDYKPSVVSLGPYHHNINPQFSKMDQHKLQAVHRVSTRLKIDVPTLIAEFEKLELEIRECYEEPIELNGKSLSRMLAMDACFILEFCRNSAVSRSESNSDFFSLIFQRDDLKNSMFYAILDDLIKLENQIPLFVILKLLELEEGGTREYAATELATMLSKRSLFRGNPFFKFSHQHALPKLKEHMMGERPAYHLLDLCRKMVKDTLTNSTGKPATCVENDGYRGANNISNDNGWSMNAVLPGWVQRVSCIDILPRVSPLLSPDDRRATPSAELLYGAGIRFQPGKIKFEKRRFGSRTLDLPSVTITDNTESRLRNLMAYEECQRCSWYPEPTVVSHFVILFDYLVDSEKDVALLRKSRVIRRMVGCDENIARMFNRIRVGITFSGIGQIEEVMVKARNHYKSQWKVWMSQFKEEHFSKPWYILSLVAAILILGMTAIQTVYSVD, from the coding sequence ATGGCTCAACAAGACAATCCTACTTGTGGCAGCCACGAAGACAAAGGAGTTCTTATTGGTCAAGCAAATGGTGGAGACCGAACACAATACAATGAAGCATGGCTTATAAAAGTAGATAGTACGCTCAAGGTTCCAGAAAAAATGTGGAGGGTGTCAAAAAACGTGTGCATTTATAGGGTGCCTCAAGCTATAATATTTTCTAAACCAGAAGATTATAAGCCTTCTGTCGTATCTCTGGGGCCTTATCATCACAATATTAATCCTCAGTTCTCTAAGATGGACCAACATAAATTACAAGCGGTCCATAGAGTGTCAACTAGGCTTAAAATAGATGTGCCCACATTGATTGCAGAGTTTGAGAAGTTAGAATTGGAAATCAGAGAATGCTATGAAGAGCCAATAGAATTGAATGGAAAATCATTATCACGGATGTTAGCAATGGATGCTTGTTTTATACTTGAATTCTGTAGAAATTCTGCAGTATCAAGATCAGAGAGTAATTCAGATTTCTTTAGCCTTATCTTTCAAAGAGATGATTTAAAGAACTCCATGTTTTATGCTATACTAGATGACCTTATAAAGCTGGAAAATCAAATTCCTCTATTTGTTATCTTAAAATTATTGGAGTTAGAAGAAGGTGGAACGCGCGAATATGCAGCAACAGAATTAGCTACAATGCTGAGTAAACGTAGCTTGTTTCGCGGAAACCCCTTTTTCAAATTTTCACACCAGCATGCTTTACCAAAACTGAAGGAGCATATGATGGGTGAACGGCCTGCATACCATTTGTTGGATTTGTGCAGAAAGATGGTCAAAGATACATTAACGAATTCTACTGGGAAACCGGCTACTTGCGTGGAAAATGATGGCTATCGTGGCGCTAATAATATCAGCAATGATAATGGGTGGTCAATGAATGCGGTACTACCTGGTTGGGTGCAACGAGTCAGTTGCATCGATATACTTCCTCGAGTTTCCCCACTACTTTCTCCTGATGATAGGCGGGCAACCCCTAGTGCCGAATTGTTATACGGCGCTGGTATTAGATTTCAACCAggcaaaattaaatttgaaaaaagaaGGTTCGGAAGCAGAACGCTTGATCTCCCTTCAGTCACAATCACGGACAACACAGAATCAAGGTTGCGAAACTTGATGGCTTATGAAGAGTGTCAAAGATGCTCCTGGTATCCAGAGCCCACCGTAGTTTcacattttgtaatattgtttgattaTTTAGTCGATTCGGAGAAAGATGTTGCTTTACTTCGAAAATCTCGGGTCATTCGGAGGATGGTTGGCTGTGATGAAAACATAGCTCGCATGTTCAACCGAATTAGGGTTGGAATCACATTCAGTGGAATTGGTCAAATTGAAGAGGTGATGGTAAAGGCGAGAAATCATTATAAGAGCCAATGGAAAGTGTGGATGAGCCAGTTTAAGGAAGAACATTTTTCAAAGCCGTGGTATATCCTCTCGCTTGTGGCGGCGATACTTATTCTGGGTATGACGGCTATACAAACTGTCTATTCAGTAGACTAG